One genomic region from Sciurus carolinensis chromosome 2, mSciCar1.2, whole genome shotgun sequence encodes:
- the Adnp gene encoding activity-dependent neuroprotector homeobox protein isoform X1, translated as MFQLPVNNLGSLRKARKTVKKILSDIGLEYCKEHIEDFKQFEPNDFYLKNTTWEDVGLWDPSLTKNQDYRTKPFCCSACPFSSKFFSAYKSHFRNVHSEDFENRILLNCPYCTFNADKKTLETHIKIFHAPNASAPSSSLSTFKDKNKNDGLKPKQADSVEQAVYYCKKCTYRDPLYEIVRKHIYREHFQHVAAPYIAKAGEKSLNGAVPLGTSAREECSIHCKRCLFMPKSYEALVQHVIEDHERIGYQVTAMIGHTNVVVPRSKPLMLIAPKPQEKKGMGLPPRIGALASGNVRSLPSQQMVNRLSIPKPNLNSTGVNMMSNVHLQQNNYGVKSVGQGYSVGQSMRLGLGGNAPVSIPQQSQSVKQLLPSGNGRSYGLGTEQRSQAPARYSLQASNASSLSSGQLKSPSLSQSQASRVLGQSSSKPPAAATGPPPANTSATQKWKICTICNELFPENVYSVHFEKEHKAEKVPAVANYIMKIHNFTSKCLYCNRYLPTDTLLNHMLIHGLSCPYCRSTFNDVEKMAAHMRMVHIDEEMGPKTDSTLSFDLTLQQGSHTNIHLLVTTYNLRDAPAESVAYHAQNNPPVPPKPQPKVQEKADIPVKSSPQAAVPYKKDVGKTLCPLCFSILKGPISDALAHHLRERHQVIQTVHPVEKKLTYKCIHCLGVYTSNMTASTITLHLVHCRGVGKTQNGQDKTNAPSRLNQSPGLAPVKRTYEQMEFPLLKKRKLDDDSDSPSFFEEKPEEPVVLALDPKGHEDDSYEARKSFLTKYFNKQPYPTRREIEKLAASLWLWKSDIASHFSNKRKKCVRDCEKYKPGVLLGFNMKELNKVKHEMDFDAEWLFENHDEKDSRVTASKTVDKKLHLGKEEDSSSDSFENLEEESNRSGSPFDPVFEVEPKVPNDNPEEHVPKIVPEDALEPDEKLDQKEEDGSKYETVHLTEEPAKLMQDASDSEVDQDEVVEWKDDGASPSESGPGSQQLSDFEDNACEMKPGTWSDESSQSEDARSSKPAAKKKAPMQGDREQLKWKNSSYGKVEGFWSKDQSQWKNASENSERLSNPQIEWQNSTIDSEDGEQFDNMTDGVAESMHGSLTGVKLSSQQA; from the exons ATGTTCCAACTTCCTGTCAACAATCTTGGCAGTTTAAGAAAAGCCCGgaaaactgtgaaaaaaatactTAGTGACATTGGGTTGGAATACTGTAAAGAACATATAGAA GATTTTAAGCAGTTTGAACCTAATgacttttatttgaaaaacactaCATGGGAAGATGTAGGACTATGGGACCCTTCACTTACAAAAAACCAG gaCTATCGGACAAAACCTTTTTGCTGCAGTGCTTGTCCATTTTCCTCAAAATTCTTTTCTGCCTACAAAAGTCATTTCCGGAATGTCCATAGTGAAGACTTTGAAAATAGAATTCTCCTTAATTGCCCCTATTGTACCTTCAATGCAGACAAAAAGACTTTGGaaacacacattaaaatatttcatgctcCAAACGCCAGCGCACCAAGTAGCAGCCTCAGCACtttcaaagataaaaacaaaaacgatGGCCTTAAACCTAAGCAGGCTGACAGTGTAGAGCAAGCTGTTTATTACTGTAAGAAGTGCACTTACCGAGACCCTCTTTATGAAATAGTTAGGAAGCACATTTACAGGGAACATTTTCAGCATGTGGCAGCACCTTACATAGCAAAGGCAGGAGAAAAGTCTCTCAATGGTGCAGTCCCCTTAGGCACAAGTGCCCGGGAAGAGTGTAGTATTCACTGCAAGCGATGCCTTTTCATGCCAAAGTCCTATGAAGCTTTGGTACAACATGTCATCGAAGACCACGAACGCATAGGCTATCAGGTCACTGCCATGATCGGACACACAAATGTGGTTGTTCCCCGATCCAAACCCTTGATGCTAATTGCTCCCAAACCTCAAGAGAAAAAGGGCATGGGACTCCCACCAAGAATTGGTGCCCTTGCTTCTGGAAATGTCCGGTCTTTACCATCACAGCAGATGGTGAATCGACTGTCAATACCAAAGCCTAACTTAAATTCTACAGGAGTCAACATGATGTCCAATGTTCACCTGCAGCAGAATAACTATGGGGTCAAGTCTGTAGGCCAGGGCTACAGCGTTGGTCAATCAATGAGACTGGGTCTAGGTGGCAACGCACCAGTTTCCATCCCTCAGCAGTCTCAGTCTGTGAAGCAGTTACTCCCAAGTGGAAATGGAAGGTCTTATGGACTTGGGACAGAGCAAAGGTCCCAGGCACCAGCAAGATACTCCCTGCAGGCCTCTAATGCCTCTTCTCTCTCATCAGGCCAGTTAAagtctccttccctctcccaatCGCAGGCCTCCAGAGTATTAGGTCAGTCCAGTTCTAAACCTCCCGCAGCTGCCACAGGTCCCCCCCCAGCCAATACTTCCGCAACTCAAAAGTGGAAAATTTGTACAATCTGTAATGAGCTTTTTCCTGAGAATGTCTATAGTGTGCACTTCGAAAAAGAACATAAAGCTGAGAAAGTGCCAGCAGTGGCCAACTACATTATGAAAATACACAATTTTACTAGCAAATGCCTCTACTGTAATCGCTATTTGCCCACAGACACCTTGCTCAACCACATGCTAATTCATGGTCTGTCTTGTCCATACTGCCGCTCAACTTTCAATGATGTGGAAAAGATGGCTGCGCACATGCGAATGGTTCACATAGACGAAGAGATGGGACCTAAAACGGATTCTACTTTGAGTTTTGATTTGACATTACAGCAAGGCAGTCACACTAACATCCATCTCCTGGTAACCACCTACAACCTGAGAGACGCCCCAGCTGAATCTGTTGCTTACCATGCCCAGAATAACCCTCCCGTTCCTCCAAAGCCACAACCGAAAGTTCAGGAAAAGGCAGACATCCCTGTCAAAAGTTCACCTCAAGCTGCAGTGCCCTATAAGAAAGATGTTGGAAAAACCCTTTGCCCTCTTTGCTTTTCAATCCTAAAAGGACCCATATCTGATGCACTTGCACATCATTTACGAGAGAGGCACCAGGTTATTCAGACGGTTCATCCAGTGGAGAAAAAGCTCACCTACAAGTGCATCCATTGCCTGGGTGTGTACACCAGCAACATGACCGCCTCAACCATCACTCTGCACCTGGTGCATTGCAGGGGTGTTGGCAAGACCCAGAATGGCCAGGATAAGACCAACGCACCTTCTCGGCTCAATCAGTCTCCAGGCCTGGCACCTGTGAAACGCACCTACGAGCAGATGGAGTTTCCCTTGCTGAAAAAACGAAAGTTAGATGATGATAGTGATTCGCCCAGCTTCTTCGAAGAGAAGCCTGAGGAGCCTGTCGTTTTAGCTTTAGACCCCAAGGGTCATGAAGATGATTCCTATGAAGCCAGAAAAAGCtttctaacaaaatatttcaacaaacagCCCTATCCCACCAGGAGAGAGATTGAGAAGTTAGCAGCCAGCTTGTGGTTGTGGAAGAGTGACATTGCGTCACATTTTAGTAACAAACGGAAGAAGTGTGTCCGTGATTGTGAGAAGTACAAGCCTGGGGTGTTGCTGGGCTTCAACATGAAAGAGTTGAATAAAGTCAAACATGAGATGGATTTTGATGCAGAGTGGCTGTTTGAAAACCATGATGAGAAGGATTCCAGAGTCACTGCCAGTAAGACTGTTGACAAAAAGCTTCACCTTGGGAAGGAAGAGGACAGTTCCTCTGAtagttttgaaaatttagaaGAAGAGTCTAATAGAAGCGGTAGCCCTTTTGATCCCGTTTTCGAAGTTGAGCCTAAAGTCCCTAATGATAACCCCGAGGAACATGTACCGAAGATAGTTCCTGAGGATGCTTTAGAACCTGATGAGAAGCTAGACCAAAAAGAGGAGGATGGTTCAAAGTACGAAACTGTTCATTTGACTGAGGAGCCAGCCAAACTCATGCAGGATGCCTCTGACAGCGAGGTCGACCAAGACGAGGTCGTTGAATGGAAGGACGATGGGGCCTCGCCCTCTGAGAGCGGGCCTGGCTCCCAGCAGTTGTCGGACTTCGAGGATAATGCGTGTGAGATGAAGCCAGGAACCTGGTCTGACGAGTCTTCCCAGAGTGAAGATGCTAGGAGCAGTAAGCCGGCTGCCAAAAAAAAGGCTCCCATGCAAGGTGACAGAGAGCAGTTGAAATGGAAGAATAGTTCCTATGGAAAAGTTGAAGGGTTTTGGTCCAAGGACCAGTCACAGTGGAAGAATGCATCCGAGAACAGTGAGCGCTTATCTAACCCCCAGATTGAGTGGCAGAATAGCACAATTGACAGTGAGGACGGGGAGCAGTTCGACAACATGACTGATGGCGTGGCTGAGTCGATGCATGGCAGCTTGACCGGAGTTAAGCTGAGCAGCCAGCAGGCGTGA
- the Adnp gene encoding activity-dependent neuroprotector homeobox protein isoform X2, giving the protein MPKSYEALVQHVIEDHERIGYQVTAMIGHTNVVVPRSKPLMLIAPKPQEKKGMGLPPRIGALASGNVRSLPSQQMVNRLSIPKPNLNSTGVNMMSNVHLQQNNYGVKSVGQGYSVGQSMRLGLGGNAPVSIPQQSQSVKQLLPSGNGRSYGLGTEQRSQAPARYSLQASNASSLSSGQLKSPSLSQSQASRVLGQSSSKPPAAATGPPPANTSATQKWKICTICNELFPENVYSVHFEKEHKAEKVPAVANYIMKIHNFTSKCLYCNRYLPTDTLLNHMLIHGLSCPYCRSTFNDVEKMAAHMRMVHIDEEMGPKTDSTLSFDLTLQQGSHTNIHLLVTTYNLRDAPAESVAYHAQNNPPVPPKPQPKVQEKADIPVKSSPQAAVPYKKDVGKTLCPLCFSILKGPISDALAHHLRERHQVIQTVHPVEKKLTYKCIHCLGVYTSNMTASTITLHLVHCRGVGKTQNGQDKTNAPSRLNQSPGLAPVKRTYEQMEFPLLKKRKLDDDSDSPSFFEEKPEEPVVLALDPKGHEDDSYEARKSFLTKYFNKQPYPTRREIEKLAASLWLWKSDIASHFSNKRKKCVRDCEKYKPGVLLGFNMKELNKVKHEMDFDAEWLFENHDEKDSRVTASKTVDKKLHLGKEEDSSSDSFENLEEESNRSGSPFDPVFEVEPKVPNDNPEEHVPKIVPEDALEPDEKLDQKEEDGSKYETVHLTEEPAKLMQDASDSEVDQDEVVEWKDDGASPSESGPGSQQLSDFEDNACEMKPGTWSDESSQSEDARSSKPAAKKKAPMQGDREQLKWKNSSYGKVEGFWSKDQSQWKNASENSERLSNPQIEWQNSTIDSEDGEQFDNMTDGVAESMHGSLTGVKLSSQQA; this is encoded by the coding sequence ATGCCAAAGTCCTATGAAGCTTTGGTACAACATGTCATCGAAGACCACGAACGCATAGGCTATCAGGTCACTGCCATGATCGGACACACAAATGTGGTTGTTCCCCGATCCAAACCCTTGATGCTAATTGCTCCCAAACCTCAAGAGAAAAAGGGCATGGGACTCCCACCAAGAATTGGTGCCCTTGCTTCTGGAAATGTCCGGTCTTTACCATCACAGCAGATGGTGAATCGACTGTCAATACCAAAGCCTAACTTAAATTCTACAGGAGTCAACATGATGTCCAATGTTCACCTGCAGCAGAATAACTATGGGGTCAAGTCTGTAGGCCAGGGCTACAGCGTTGGTCAATCAATGAGACTGGGTCTAGGTGGCAACGCACCAGTTTCCATCCCTCAGCAGTCTCAGTCTGTGAAGCAGTTACTCCCAAGTGGAAATGGAAGGTCTTATGGACTTGGGACAGAGCAAAGGTCCCAGGCACCAGCAAGATACTCCCTGCAGGCCTCTAATGCCTCTTCTCTCTCATCAGGCCAGTTAAagtctccttccctctcccaatCGCAGGCCTCCAGAGTATTAGGTCAGTCCAGTTCTAAACCTCCCGCAGCTGCCACAGGTCCCCCCCCAGCCAATACTTCCGCAACTCAAAAGTGGAAAATTTGTACAATCTGTAATGAGCTTTTTCCTGAGAATGTCTATAGTGTGCACTTCGAAAAAGAACATAAAGCTGAGAAAGTGCCAGCAGTGGCCAACTACATTATGAAAATACACAATTTTACTAGCAAATGCCTCTACTGTAATCGCTATTTGCCCACAGACACCTTGCTCAACCACATGCTAATTCATGGTCTGTCTTGTCCATACTGCCGCTCAACTTTCAATGATGTGGAAAAGATGGCTGCGCACATGCGAATGGTTCACATAGACGAAGAGATGGGACCTAAAACGGATTCTACTTTGAGTTTTGATTTGACATTACAGCAAGGCAGTCACACTAACATCCATCTCCTGGTAACCACCTACAACCTGAGAGACGCCCCAGCTGAATCTGTTGCTTACCATGCCCAGAATAACCCTCCCGTTCCTCCAAAGCCACAACCGAAAGTTCAGGAAAAGGCAGACATCCCTGTCAAAAGTTCACCTCAAGCTGCAGTGCCCTATAAGAAAGATGTTGGAAAAACCCTTTGCCCTCTTTGCTTTTCAATCCTAAAAGGACCCATATCTGATGCACTTGCACATCATTTACGAGAGAGGCACCAGGTTATTCAGACGGTTCATCCAGTGGAGAAAAAGCTCACCTACAAGTGCATCCATTGCCTGGGTGTGTACACCAGCAACATGACCGCCTCAACCATCACTCTGCACCTGGTGCATTGCAGGGGTGTTGGCAAGACCCAGAATGGCCAGGATAAGACCAACGCACCTTCTCGGCTCAATCAGTCTCCAGGCCTGGCACCTGTGAAACGCACCTACGAGCAGATGGAGTTTCCCTTGCTGAAAAAACGAAAGTTAGATGATGATAGTGATTCGCCCAGCTTCTTCGAAGAGAAGCCTGAGGAGCCTGTCGTTTTAGCTTTAGACCCCAAGGGTCATGAAGATGATTCCTATGAAGCCAGAAAAAGCtttctaacaaaatatttcaacaaacagCCCTATCCCACCAGGAGAGAGATTGAGAAGTTAGCAGCCAGCTTGTGGTTGTGGAAGAGTGACATTGCGTCACATTTTAGTAACAAACGGAAGAAGTGTGTCCGTGATTGTGAGAAGTACAAGCCTGGGGTGTTGCTGGGCTTCAACATGAAAGAGTTGAATAAAGTCAAACATGAGATGGATTTTGATGCAGAGTGGCTGTTTGAAAACCATGATGAGAAGGATTCCAGAGTCACTGCCAGTAAGACTGTTGACAAAAAGCTTCACCTTGGGAAGGAAGAGGACAGTTCCTCTGAtagttttgaaaatttagaaGAAGAGTCTAATAGAAGCGGTAGCCCTTTTGATCCCGTTTTCGAAGTTGAGCCTAAAGTCCCTAATGATAACCCCGAGGAACATGTACCGAAGATAGTTCCTGAGGATGCTTTAGAACCTGATGAGAAGCTAGACCAAAAAGAGGAGGATGGTTCAAAGTACGAAACTGTTCATTTGACTGAGGAGCCAGCCAAACTCATGCAGGATGCCTCTGACAGCGAGGTCGACCAAGACGAGGTCGTTGAATGGAAGGACGATGGGGCCTCGCCCTCTGAGAGCGGGCCTGGCTCCCAGCAGTTGTCGGACTTCGAGGATAATGCGTGTGAGATGAAGCCAGGAACCTGGTCTGACGAGTCTTCCCAGAGTGAAGATGCTAGGAGCAGTAAGCCGGCTGCCAAAAAAAAGGCTCCCATGCAAGGTGACAGAGAGCAGTTGAAATGGAAGAATAGTTCCTATGGAAAAGTTGAAGGGTTTTGGTCCAAGGACCAGTCACAGTGGAAGAATGCATCCGAGAACAGTGAGCGCTTATCTAACCCCCAGATTGAGTGGCAGAATAGCACAATTGACAGTGAGGACGGGGAGCAGTTCGACAACATGACTGATGGCGTGGCTGAGTCGATGCATGGCAGCTTGACCGGAGTTAAGCTGAGCAGCCAGCAGGCGTGA